A single region of the Coprobacter tertius genome encodes:
- a CDS encoding undecaprenyl-phosphate glucose phosphotransferase produces the protein MKNKNNGRYGYLLQTIIVIVDFLCLNLAFFLVYLFSDANEGFVIHGKIVWLLLNFSYVPVAFVFSHFHNERIIYADRVFIKALMSIGLHALIFGILILFLQVEDVSNKTILLYFFIFFVLLSFWWVTSRLLLKRIRRKGMNFRRIIIVGAGKTGQLLYKNLQSDAGYGYKFMGFFDDNISLNGKIPLYRGTTDKVEEFALAEHIDEIYCALPGSQDEKILRLIRFTELNMIRFYIIPEINRYVFKRMHYHMLGDVPVLTLRDEPLENPFSRFFKRSFDIIFSLIVLLFSPFWLLPAAIAVKLSSPGPVFFVQRRTGYKGREFNCYKFRTMRVNNDADHKQATRNDPRKTKIGEFFRKTNIDELPQFINVLRGDMSVVGPRPHMLRHTADYSKVVDKYMVRHFVRPGLTGWAQVNGLRGETKALWQMERRVEFDVWYIENWNFWLDIKIIFKTIVNALRGEKNAF, from the coding sequence ATGAAGAACAAAAATAACGGACGGTACGGATATCTTTTGCAGACGATAATCGTAATAGTCGATTTTCTGTGTCTTAATCTGGCTTTTTTTCTTGTATATCTGTTTTCAGATGCAAATGAAGGCTTTGTCATACACGGGAAAATAGTATGGCTGTTACTTAACTTTTCTTATGTGCCGGTAGCGTTTGTTTTCAGTCATTTTCATAATGAACGTATAATTTATGCCGATCGTGTATTTATAAAGGCTTTGATGTCTATTGGACTTCACGCACTTATATTCGGTATTCTTATTTTGTTTTTACAGGTAGAAGATGTTTCGAATAAAACGATTCTGTTGTATTTCTTTATTTTCTTTGTTCTGTTAAGTTTTTGGTGGGTGACTTCTCGGTTGTTATTGAAGAGAATACGCCGAAAAGGAATGAATTTCAGACGTATAATTATTGTCGGAGCCGGAAAGACAGGTCAACTTCTTTATAAAAATCTTCAATCTGATGCCGGGTACGGGTATAAATTTATGGGATTTTTCGATGATAATATCAGTTTAAACGGTAAGATACCTTTGTATCGGGGAACGACGGATAAAGTGGAAGAGTTTGCATTAGCAGAACATATTGATGAAATATATTGTGCTTTACCGGGATCGCAAGATGAAAAAATATTGAGGCTTATCAGGTTTACCGAACTAAATATGATACGATTTTATATAATTCCCGAAATAAATAGGTATGTATTTAAAAGGATGCATTATCATATGTTGGGGGATGTTCCGGTGTTGACCTTACGAGACGAGCCGTTGGAAAACCCTTTTTCTCGATTTTTCAAACGCTCTTTCGATATAATTTTTTCACTGATCGTTCTTTTATTTTCTCCTTTTTGGTTGTTACCGGCTGCTATTGCAGTGAAACTTTCTTCTCCGGGGCCTGTATTTTTCGTGCAAAGGCGTACCGGTTATAAAGGTCGGGAATTTAATTGTTATAAATTCCGTACGATGAGGGTAAACAATGACGCAGACCATAAACAAGCTACGCGTAACGATCCTCGGAAAACTAAAATCGGGGAGTTTTTTAGAAAAACGAATATTGATGAGTTACCCCAATTTATAAATGTTTTACGGGGTGATATGTCGGTTGTAGGACCCAGACCTCATATGCTTCGTCACACAGCCGATTATTCGAAAGTAGTGGATAAATATATGGTTCGTCATTTTGTGCGTCCGGGTTTGACCGGGTGGGCACAAGTAAACGGTTTGAGGGGAGAGACCAAAGCGCTTTGGCAAATGGAACGACGTGTTGAATTTGATGTATGGTATATCGAAAACTGGAATTTCTGGCTCGATATAAAAATTATTTTCAAAACGATTGTGAATGCCCTCAGAGGAGAAAAGAATGCATTTTAA
- a CDS encoding DUF349 domain-containing protein, producing the protein MNDSQETLLSPVNGGEEQNNEKNSVSQAEPNGKSEVKLTRQDIIEKIRSLVDMPVEGVKDEIDLLKQSYYKIRKAEMEVARKLYETDHPEAPETFVAEPDQTEEELKELLNIFKEKKTAFAEEQEKIKNVNLARKKEILEEIKSMSEDSDNINKHYADFQQLQQAFKEITNIPAGEINELWKTYQLYVERFYDLLKINKELRDYDFKKNLDQKVALCEAAEALADKEDVIEAFKALQALHDEWKGIGPVAKELREELWNRFKAASTVVNKRHQQHFEHLKENEQKNEQAKIELCAEIEAIDLSELKSFSAWDEKTKQIIALQEQWKSIGFASRKTNNLLFERFRKSCDEFFKRKAEYFKEVKDEMARNLEKKKALCEKAEALKDSTDWKATTDALIAIQKEWKTIGPVAKKYSDAVWKRFIGACDYFFEQKGKQTSSVKQTELENLALKKDVIAKLDAIDENMESSEAVSKVRELMSEWNKIGHVPFKEKDKIYKEYQISLDKHFERLNMQENKKRLSSFTFTVQQMATSDQAQNKLYREREKLMRTYDHLKNELQTYENNMGFLNISSKSGSGMLKEMERKMQKLKEEMQLLVKKIETIDENL; encoded by the coding sequence ATGAATGACTCCCAAGAAACTCTTTTATCACCTGTTAATGGAGGAGAAGAGCAGAACAATGAAAAAAATTCGGTTTCTCAGGCGGAACCGAATGGTAAAAGCGAAGTAAAGTTAACTCGGCAAGACATTATCGAAAAGATAAGGTCGTTGGTTGATATGCCCGTTGAAGGGGTAAAGGATGAGATAGATCTGCTGAAACAGAGTTATTATAAAATACGTAAAGCAGAGATGGAGGTTGCGAGAAAACTTTATGAAACCGATCATCCTGAAGCTCCCGAGACTTTTGTGGCAGAACCCGATCAGACCGAGGAAGAATTGAAAGAGTTGTTGAATATTTTTAAAGAAAAAAAGACTGCTTTTGCGGAAGAACAAGAGAAAATAAAAAATGTAAATCTGGCCAGAAAGAAAGAGATACTGGAAGAAATTAAGAGCATGTCTGAAGACTCAGATAATATAAATAAACATTATGCCGATTTCCAACAGCTACAGCAAGCTTTTAAAGAAATAACCAATATACCGGCCGGAGAAATAAACGAGTTATGGAAGACTTACCAATTGTATGTAGAACGTTTCTATGACTTGTTAAAGATTAATAAAGAATTAAGAGATTACGATTTCAAGAAAAATCTCGATCAGAAAGTTGCTTTATGTGAGGCTGCCGAGGCATTGGCTGACAAAGAGGATGTAATTGAGGCATTTAAGGCATTACAGGCTTTGCATGACGAATGGAAGGGAATAGGCCCGGTTGCTAAAGAATTGCGGGAAGAGCTTTGGAATCGGTTTAAAGCGGCCTCGACAGTTGTGAATAAACGGCATCAACAACACTTTGAGCATCTTAAGGAAAACGAGCAGAAAAACGAACAGGCGAAGATCGAACTTTGTGCCGAAATAGAAGCGATCGATTTGTCTGAACTGAAGTCGTTTAGTGCCTGGGATGAAAAAACAAAACAGATCATCGCTTTGCAAGAACAGTGGAAAAGTATTGGTTTTGCTTCTCGCAAGACAAATAATTTGCTGTTTGAGCGCTTTAGAAAAAGTTGTGATGAGTTTTTCAAAAGAAAAGCCGAATATTTTAAAGAGGTAAAAGACGAGATGGCTCGGAACCTCGAGAAAAAGAAAGCTTTATGTGAAAAAGCGGAAGCTCTTAAAGACAGCACCGACTGGAAGGCTACTACCGATGCTCTTATAGCGATACAGAAAGAGTGGAAGACAATAGGTCCTGTTGCAAAAAAATATTCCGATGCAGTTTGGAAACGCTTTATCGGTGCCTGTGATTATTTCTTCGAACAAAAAGGGAAACAAACCTCTTCGGTTAAACAGACCGAATTAGAAAATCTGGCTCTTAAAAAAGATGTTATCGCTAAACTGGATGCTATCGATGAAAATATGGAGTCTTCTGAGGCTGTATCAAAAGTAAGGGAACTGATGAGTGAATGGAATAAAATAGGACATGTGCCTTTTAAAGAAAAAGACAAAATTTATAAAGAATATCAGATATCCCTCGATAAACATTTCGAACGGTTGAATATGCAAGAAAATAAAAAACGACTTTCTTCGTTTACTTTTACAGTTCAACAAATGGCGACATCAGATCAGGCTCAAAATAAATTATACCGTGAACGAGAAAAACTGATGCGTACTTATGATCATCTTAAGAACGAGTTGCAGACTTATGAAAATAACATGGGATTCTTGAATATCTCATCGAAGAGCGGTAGTGGCATGCTGAAAGAAATGGAGAGAAAAATGCAGAAACTTAAAGAAGAAATGCAATTGCTGGTGAAGAAGATCGAAACGATTGACGAAAATTTGTAA